One window of the Benincasa hispida cultivar B227 chromosome 3, ASM972705v1, whole genome shotgun sequence genome contains the following:
- the LOC120074703 gene encoding protein CHUP1, chloroplastic, with protein MVAGKVKVAMGLQKSPASRKVESSPKPSTPAQPSPSSGKVSQKTVFSRSFGVYFPRSSAQVQPRPPDVTELLRMVEELRDREARLKTDLLEHKLLKESVAIVPVLENEISTKDAEIERASKRILFLEAENERLRVEVEEVKQSVEEERRESQERIKAMECEIAELKKMALDRSRMELILENDELSASQRFQGLMEVSGKSNLIRNLKRTTKCSEAVVNQDNHKFEHPEAKKEEVETERPRHSRCNSEELAEPTLSNIKSRIPRVPKPPPKPSSSSSSSANTSSSSTGSSGDLEKAIPAPPPVPTKPMPPPPPPPSKSAPPPPPPPPKGKRPMPTKVRRIPEVVEFYHSLMRRDSRRDSGSSVTDPPSTANARDMIGEIENRSAHLLAIKTDVETQGDFIRFLIKEVENASFTDIEDVVPFVKWLDDELSFLVDERAVLKHFQWPEQKADALREAAFGYCDLKKLESEASSFRGDARQPCGSALKKMQALLEKLEHGVYNLSRMRESATKRYKAFQIPVEWMLDSGIVCQIKLVSVKLAMKYMKRVSAELETVGGGPEEEELIVQGVRFAFRVHQFAGGFDVETMRAFQELRDKASSCHVQCQNQQHKYVWSSRPTTC; from the exons ATGGTGGCTGGGAAGGTGAAGGTCGCAATGGGGTTGCAGAAGTCTCCGGCGAGTAGAAAAGTAGAGAGCTCACCGAAGCCATCGACGCCGGCGCAGCCTTCTCCGAGCTCCGGTAAGGTTTCTCAGAAAACAGTCTTCTCCCGCTCGTTTGGTGTCTATTTCCCTCGCTCTTCTGCTCAGGTTCAGCCTCGACCGCCTGACGTCACGGAGCTCCTTCGTATGGTTGAGGAGTTGCGAGACAGAGAGGCGCGACTGAAGACTGACCTATTGGAGCACAAGCTGTTGAAGGAATCTGTCGCCATTGTGCCCGTGCTTGAGAACGAGATCTCTACGAAAGATGCCGAGATTGAAAGAGCGTCTAAGCGGATACTGTTCTTGGAGGCGGAGAATGAGCGGTTGAGAGTTGAAGTGGAGGAAGTTAAACAGAGTGTTGAGGAGGAGAGGAGAGAGAGTCAAGAGAGAATAAAGGCAATGGAATGTGAAATTGCGGAGCTGAAGAAAATGGCGTTGGATCGAAGCAGAATGGAACTTATTTTGGAGAACGATGAGCTTTCGGCGTCGCAGAGGTTCCAGGGATTAATGGAGGTCTCGGGAAAGTCTAACCTAATCAGGAACTTGAAAAGAACAACCAAATGTTCGGAGGCTGTTGTTAACCAAGACAATCATAAGTTTGAACATCCAGAGGCAAAGAAAGAAGAAGTTGAAACCGAGAGACCGAGACACTCACGATGTAACTCGGAAGAACTCGCTGAGCCTACTCTCTCTAACATAAAATCACGAATACCTAGGGTTCCAAAACCTCCTCCGAaaccttcttcatcttcttcttcttctgccaaTACTTCCTCCTCATCAACTGGCTCTTCCGGTGACTTAGAGAAAGCAATCCCAGCTCCACCCCCTGTCCCGACCAAGCCAATGCCGCCGCCTCCTCCGCCACCTTCGAAATCCGCACCTCCTCCCCCTCCACCGCCTCCCAAGGGTAAGAGGCCGATGCCGACGAAGGTGCGGCGAATACCGGAGGTTGTGGAGTTCTATCATTCATTAATGCGGAGGGATTCCCGGCGAGATTCTGGCTCCAGCGTTACTGACCCGCCGTCAACCGCCAATGCTCGCGACATGATCGGAGAGATTGAGAACCGGTCCGCTCACTTACTCGCT ATAAAGACAGATGTAGAGACTCAGGGGGATTTCATAAGGTTCTTGATAAAAGAAGTCGAAAATGCTTCATTTACTGACATTGAGGACGTTGTACCATTTGTCAAATGGTTGGATGACGAGCTCTCATTTCTAGTAGATGAAAGAGCCGTGCTTAAACACTTCCAGTGGCCGGAGCAAAAGGCCGACGCTCTGCGTGAGGCTGCATTTGGCTATTGCGATTTAAAGAAGCTGGAATCCGAAGCCTCATCGTTTCGTGGTGATGCCCGTCAGCCCTGCGGATCCGCTCTCAAGAAGATGCAAGCATTGCTTGAAAA GTTGGAACATGGCGTATACAATTTGTCTAGAATGCGCGAATCTGCCACTAAGAGATACAAAGCATTTCAAATTCCAGTGGAATGGATGCTTGATAGTGGAATTGTGTGTCAG ATCAAGCTTGTCTCTGTAAAATTAGCAATGAAGTACATGAAAAGAGTATCCGCGGAGCTTGAAACAGTCGGTGGTGGACCTGAAGAAGAAGAGCTGATTGTCCAAGGCGTTAGATTTGCCTTCCGTGTGCATCAG TTCGCTGGAGGGTTTGATGTAGAAACAATGAGGGCATTTCAAGAGCTGAGAGATAAGGCAAGTTCATGTCATGTACAATGCCAAAATCAGCAACATAAGTACGTGTGGAGTAGCAGGCCTACGACTTGTTAA